In Eucalyptus grandis isolate ANBG69807.140 chromosome 4, ASM1654582v1, whole genome shotgun sequence, the following proteins share a genomic window:
- the LOC104441236 gene encoding coatomer subunit epsilon-1: protein MASAVAVTTPDHLFNMRNNFYLGAYQAAINCSDSLPPLSPDESLERDCLVFRSYIALGSYQLVINEIDASAATPLQAVKLLALYLSSPDNKESVISSLKDWLADPAIGNNPILRLIAGTIFMHEQDYNEALKHTNAGGTMDLHVLNVQIFLKMYRSDYAEKQLRIMQQIDEDHSLTQLANAWLDMAVGGAKIQEAYLIFQDFSEKYQMTGLILNGKAVCCMHMGNFDEAETLLLEALNKDAKDPETLANLVVCSLHLGKPASRYLSQLKLSHPDHMLVKRVSAAEESFDRAVQSVA, encoded by the exons ATGGCGTCGGCAGTAGCGGTGACGACCCCGGATCACCTGTTCAACATGAGGAACAACTTCTACCTGGGAGCCTACCAGGCCGCGATCAATTGCAGCGACTCGCTCCCGCCTCTCTCCCCCGACGAATCCCTCGAGCGGGACTGCCTCGTCTTTCGATCTTACATCGCCCTCGGCAGCTACCAG CTTGTGATCAATGAGATCGATGCGTCGGCTGCCACGCCCCTTCAGGCCGTGAAGTTGCTCGCTCTCTATCTCTCGTCTCCTGATAACAAG GAGTCGGTGATCTCAAGTTTAAAAGATTGGTTGGCAGATCCTGCTATTGGAAACAATCCCATTTTGCGATTGATTGCTGGGACAATATTCATGCATGAACAAGACTATAATGAAGCCCTTAAGCACACAAATGCTGGGGGAACCATGGATTT GCATGTGTTGAATGTCCAAATATTTCTTAAGATGTACAGGTCTGATTATGCTGAGAAACAGCTAAGGATCATGCAACAGATTGATGAGGATCACTCACTAACTCAACTTGCAAATGCATGGCTAGACATGGCTGTG GGTGGTGCCAAGATACAGGAAGCATATCTCATTTTCCAAGATTTCTCTGAGAAGTATCAGATGACAGGATTGATATTGAATGGGAAGGCTGTTTGCTGCATGCACATGGGAAATTTTGATGAAGCTGAAACCTTGTTGCTTGAAGCTTTGAATAAG GATGCAAAGGATCCGGAGACTTTGGCGAATCTGGTTGTCTGCAGTCTTCACCTTGGTAAACCAGCTTCCCGTTATCTCAG CCAGTTGAAACTCTCCCATCCAGACCATATGCTTGTTAAACGGGTATCGGCTGCGGAAGAGAGTTTTGACAGAGCAGTACAGTCGGTTGCTTGA